A region of Chiloscyllium plagiosum isolate BGI_BamShark_2017 chromosome 37, ASM401019v2, whole genome shotgun sequence DNA encodes the following proteins:
- the LOC122541518 gene encoding zinc finger protein 574-like gives METQSSAPMEHQYMCSECGQLYNTLEEVLLHQQTHVGLHVYVCPEIADSEMKELGLAHPGGSAESRFQCLECGQLLSSPDELLQHQGLHAKEGLVCGKLEIGSFSLTEDSHHYECSECKQIFTRTEEAVSHQQQHAKEYLGSADYLEFAVHNCESLHQMLIGEQFQQCSECGQLLSTMEQFLQHQGLHTKAAPTEHTEDPEAVSEGERAGLDSVARYMCGDCSADFPSPHLLLAHQTTHGKECPMHGLAQDTGSSDCCQGWLEGSGSGPEQPASSPRAQEGAWELGTGDSTNHCPRSASPAPQSLNVNHNAQGTADLPGTLGGVGTSGLVQGVVGSAAMEIVAVANSELASGAVGGMGLVQGTMCGTDVVPGAVEGPGLVSGGVGVSGAVPGEVRDHCYQNATTLAAREEAQTAYNEPYSQLLEAPRLPTVSEVQAQPPGEAVGTPTAAPSKVQPLDCAECGKVFTTARRLLQHQKTHLSRAHDCPDCKRSFKKASSLEQHLRSHKGEVLYLCTDCGKGFSTEAALVQHRRLHTDDPLHRCGECGKAFNNMTKFLYHRRTHTTTAAAPGKTASGPAKKEGERKEPVAASGPEPTDLAQEEPGATSAAPGARPSTVLVYECGLCGKEFGKQSQLLRHRRLHNCERRHKCQVCGKAFRKPVHVKNHMRTHTGERPFQCAECGKTFTTLANLMRHHQTHTGERPYKCEFCGRAFAQSSNLQQHRRIHTGDLPFKCPDCPKAFARASKLLLHRYCHTGELPYTCSDCGKGFTRQRRLELHRLLHTGEVPHRCPDCGRQFADGSKLEEHRCSGRCADSHDCKSCGKRYHSLGSLQLHERSHTGERPYGCRQCGKSFTSAGSLSLHERRHTGERPHPCHECGKRFGSSSSLLLHRRIHTGERPFKCGDCGKAFKQSNHLREHRRTHTGERPYKCEICGKGFVQSMHLLDHRRIHTGERPHPCGKCGKSFKTPSNLRSHRRTHTEPHIVCTEYGEAFAIIESSEAIPTTIVETIEIYQATLDDSIQVDGFV, from the exons ATGGAGACGCAGAGCAGTGCACCGATGGAGCACCAGTACATGTGCTCCGAGTGTGGTCAGCTGTACAACACCCTGGAGGAGGTGCTGCTGCACCAGCAAACCCATGTCGGgctgcatgtgtatgtgtgcccCGAGATAGCTGACTCTGAGATGAAGGAGCTGGGCCTGGCCCACCCCGGTGGCAGTGCCGAGAGCCGATTCCAGTGCCTGGAGTGTGGGCAGCTGCTGAGCAGTCCCGATGAGTTGCTGCAACACCAGGGGCTGCATGCCAAGGAGGGCCTGGTTTGCGGCAAGCTGGAGATTGGTAGCTTTAGCCTGACAGAGGACAGCCATCATTACGAATGCTCAGAATGCAAGCAG ATCTTCACCCGAACTGAGGAAGCTGTGTCCCACCAGCAGCAGCATGCCAAAGAGTATCTGGGCAGTGCCGACTACTTGGAGTTTGCCGTTCATAACTGTGAGAGCTTGCACCAGATGCTGATCGGTGAACAGTTCCAACAGTGTTCGGAGTGTGGCCAGCTCCTCAGCACCATGGAGCAGTTCCTGCAACACCAGGGACTCCACACCAAAGCTGCTCCCACCGAGCATACTGAAGATCCCGAAGCTGTGAGCGAAGGAGAGCGCGCCGGGCTGGACAGCGTGGCACGGTACATGTGTGGGGATTGCAGTGCTGACTTCCCGAGCCCCCATCTGCTGCTAGCACATCAGACCACCCACGGCAAGGAGTGCCCCATGCACGGCCTGGCACAGGACACTGGATCCTCAGACTGCTGCCAGGGCTGGCTGGAAGGCTCAGGATCTGGGCCTGAGCAGCCGGCTTCCTCGCCCAGAGCCCAGGAAGGGGCCTGGGAGCTGGGCACAGGCGACAGTACCAACCACTGCCCACGTAGTGCCAGCCCAGCTCCCCAGAGCCTGAATGTAAACCACAACGCCCAGGGCACAGCAGATCTGCCAGGCACCCTCGGAGGGGTGGGGACCTCCGGGTTGGTACAGGGAGTTGTGGGGAGCGCAGCAATGGAAATAGTGGCTGTGGCGAACTCTGAATTGGCATCAGGGGCAGTGGGGGGCATGGGACTGGTACAGGGGACTATGTGTGGGACTGATGTGGTACCGGGGGCTGTGGAGGGACCAGGATTGGTGTCAGGCGGTGTGGGTGTCTCTGGTGCGGTGCCGGGAGAGGTGAGGGATCATTGCTACCAAAATGCGACCACCCTGGCAGCTCGCGAAGAGGCACAGACTGCCTACAATGAGCCATATTCTCAGCTACTGGAGGCCCCTCGGCTGCCGACTGTCTCTGAGGTGCAGGCCCAGCCTCCTGGTGAAGCCGTGGGCACTCCCACTGCCGCTCCCAGCAAGGTCCAGCCGCTGGACTGCGCCGAGTGTGGCAAGGTGTTCACCACTGCGCGCCGGCTCCTGCAGCACCAGAAGACCCACCTGAGCCGTGCTCACGACTGCCCGGACTGCAAGCGGAGCTTCAAGAAGGCGTCGTCGCTGGAGCAGCACCTCCGTAGCCATAAGGGTGAGGTGCTGTACCTGTGCACCGACTGCGGCAAGGGCTTCAGCACCGAGGCTGCGCTGGTACAGCACCGGCGGCTGCATACTGATGACCCACTGCACCGCTGCGGCGAGTGTGGCAAGGCCTTCAACAACATGACCAAGTTCCTCTATCACCGGCGCACTCACACCACCACTGCTGCAGCTCCCGGGAAAACCGCCAGTGGCCCGGCCAAGAAGGAGGGCGAGAGGAAGGAGCCGGTAGCTGCCAGTGGCCCGGAGCCGACTGACCTGGCACAGGAGGAGCCCGGAGCCACGTCTGCAGCCCCCGGGGCGCGTCCCAGCACCGTGTTGGTCTATGAGTGCGGCCTGTGCGGCAAGGAGTTTGGCAAGCAGTCTCAGCTCCTGCGGCACCGGCGCCTGCACAACTGTGAGCGGCGGCACAAGTGCCAGGTCTGCGGCAAGGCATTCCGCAAGCCAGTGCACGTCAAGAATCACATGCGCACCCACACGGGCGAGCGGCCTTTCCAGTGCGCTGAGTGTGGCAAGACCTTTACCACACTGGCCAACCTGATGCGGCACCACCAAACCCACACCGGTGAGCGGCCCTACAAGTGCGAGTTCTGCGGCAGGGCCTTTGCCCAGTCGTCCAACCTCCAGCAGCACCGTCGCATCCACACTGGCGACCTGCCCTTCAAGTGCCCCGACTGCCCCAAGGCCTTTGCCCGTGCCTCCAAGCTCCTGCTGCACCGGTACTGCCACACCGGCGAGCTCCCCTACACCTGCTCAGACTGTGGCAAAGGCTTCACCCGGCAGCGGCGACTGGAGCTGCACCGGCTGCTGCACACCGGTGAGGTGCCCCACCGGTGCCCAGACTGCGGCCGTCAGTTTGCCGACGGCTCCAAGCTGGAGGAGCACCGTTGCTCGGGCCGCTGCGCCGACTCCCACGACTGCAAGAGCTGTGGCAAGCGGTACCACTCGCTGGGCAGCCTGCAACTCCATGAGCGGAGCCACACCGGAGAGCGGCCCTATGGCTGCCGCCAGTGCGGCAAGAGCTTCACCAGTGCCGGCAGCCTGTCCCTCCATGAGCGGCGGCACACCGGCGAGCGGCCCCACCCCTGCCACGAGTGTGGCAAGCGCTTTGGCTCCTCGTCCAGCCTCCTGCTGCACCGCCGTATCCATACCGGCGAGCGGCCCTTCAAGTGCGGCGACTGCGGCAAGGCCTTCAAGCAATCCAACCACCTACGGGAGCACCGGCGCACCCACACCGGCGAGCGGCCCTACAAGTGCGAGATCTGCGGCAAGGGCTTTGTGCAGTCCATGCACCTGCTGGACCACCGTCGGATCCACACTGGCGAGCGGCCGCACCCCTGCGGCAAGTGCGGCAAGAGTTTCAAGACCCCTTCAAACCTACGCAGTCACCGCCGCACCCACACCGAGCCCCACATTGTCTGCACTGAGTACGGTGAGGCCTTCGCCATCATCGAGTCCAGCGAGGCCATCCCCACCACCATCGTGGAGACCATTGAGATTTACCAGGCCACCCTGGACGACAGCATCCAGGTGGATGGCTTTGTATGA